The Candidatus Margulisiibacteriota bacterium genome includes the window GTTTATGTTTTTGTGAAAGTTAACAATAAGACTTGAAGCTAATGGTTTTTGACAAACCGACGCGCCCCGACCGATCTGGGGATCAAGCCGCTTTAATATCGGGGGAAAAGACCTCGGCCTTGTTATTTTCTACTTTGAGCATACCGGAGGTCATTTTAAAGTGGAGACAGGTCTTGTTGGGAAGATGGACCTCGATCTTTCCCGCTTTTAGGGCGGAGATCAGTGGGGCGTGATGGGCCAGAACGCCGGTCGGCCCCATCAGGGTCGAGGCGTTCAGGTAGGTGATCTCCCCCTCGTAAACCACTTTTTCCGGCGTGGTTATCCGGCAGTCAAAGTTACTCATGTTTATTCGCTTTTTCGATCGCCTCTTCGATCGTGCCGACCATATAGAAGGCGGTTTCCGGCAAGTTGTCGTGCTTGCCGTCAATTATTTCCTGAAAACCCCGGATCGTTTCGGTTAGCGGGACGAACTTTCCTGCCATGCCGGTAAAGTCCTGGGCGACGCTGAACGGCTGGGAGAGGAAGTTTTGGATCTTCCTGGCGCGATCGACGATCAACTTATCCTCTTCCGGGAGTTCGGAAACGCCAAGGATAGCGATAATGTCCTGAAGCTCACGATAGCGCTGGAGGATCTCCTGGACCCGCCGGGCGATCTTGTAGTGGTCTTCGCCAACGACAGACGGATCAAGGATCCGTGACGTTGAAGCCAGCGGGTCGACCGCCGGATAAATGCCGATCGCCGAGATCTGCCGCGAGAGGACGGTGGTCGAATCAAGATGCGAAAAGGTGACCGCCGCCGCAGGGTCGGTAATGTCGTCGGCCGGAACATAAACCGCCTGAATGGAAGTGATGAACCCTTTGGAGGTTGAGGCGATCCGTTCCTGGAAGCGCCCCATCTCCGCCTGCAGGGTCGGCTGGTAACCGACGGCAGAGGGCATACGGCCCAGCAGGGTCGAAACTTCGGCCCCCGCCTGGACGAAACGGAAAATGTTGTCGATAAAGAAAAGGACGTCCTGGCCTTCTTCGTCGCGGAAGTATTCGGCATGGGTCAGGCCGGTCATCGCGGTGATCTGCCGGGCGCCGGGGAGCTCTGACATCTGGCCAAAGACGAGCACGGTCTTGTCCAGAACCCCGGATTCCTTCATTTCCAGCCAGAGATCGTTCCCTTCACGGGTCCGTTCGCCAACGCCGGAGAAAACGGAGATCCCCCCGTGCTTGGTCGCCATGTTGTGGATCAACTCCATGATGACGACCGTTTTGCCGACACCGGCCCCGCCAAACAGTCCGGTCTTTCCCCCTTTAACGTACGGGCAGATCAGGTCAATGACTTTGATGCCGGTCTCAAAGATCTCGTTGCGGGAGATAACTTCTTCAAAATTGGGAGGATCGCGCCTGACCGGATAAGATTTTCCGGTCTTCATTTCCCCAAGATTATCAATCGTCTGTCCAAGCACGTTAAACATTCGGCCGAGAGCGTCCCGGCCGACCGGAATAGAGATAGGCTTGCCGGTATCAACGACGTCAATCCCCCGGCGCAGTCCGTCGGTTGGCTCAAGCGAAACCGCCCGGACCACACCCCCTTCCAACTGCATGGCGACTTCAGCGGTGATCTCCAGGTTGATCTTCCCTTCATGGTAGCTGATCAAGAGAGCGTTGCGGATCGCCGGGATCTTGTCCGGCGGGAACTGGACATCGATAATGGGGCCGATGATCTGGATTATTTTACCTTTCATTACTCTTCTCCTCCTTGCATAGCGCCGATCGTGCCGGCGATTTCAGATAATTCAGCGGTGATCGAAGCCTGGCGTGCCTTATTTAGTTTGATGATCAGTTCATCCATCAATTCCTTGGAATTATCGGTCGCCCCTCTCATGGCGATCATCCGCGCCCCCATTTCCCCCAGCAGGTTTTCAACCAGGAACCGGAAAAGCTGGGCCGCCCGATAGTCGGTTTCGGCGGCGGCCAGAAGTTCCGGCGTCGCCGGCTCAAAAATATAGCGGTCGGTTTTTTTATCCGCTATTTTACGCTCAAAAGGAAGGTAGCGGACAAAGACCGGTTCCTGGCTGATCACCGAATTGAACTTGTTGTAAGCGATAAGAACTTCGGCATAACCGGTCAGAAACAGGCTTTCCGTTTCCTGATAAATAGCTTTGACCTTTTCCCAGGTCGGCTGATCAGTCACCTTTGGGAATTCCCGGACGACCGAAAAAGAGCGCCGGCGAAAAAAATCGACCCCTTTGCGGCCCAGGACCAGGAGGTCGGTGGTTTCCGGCCGATAGCGCCTGGTCAAACGGTCAAACAGCAAGGTGTTGAAATTGCCGCAAAACCCTTTCTCTGACGACACAACCACGACTAGGGTCTTGCCCGAAACTGGCTTGGCCGGAGCGGGGAGCAGTCCCAGCTCGGCTATCTTCCCTGAGATGTTGGAGGCGATGTCCCCTAACGCCGTTTCATAATCGCGCGCCATCTTTTCCATCTTGCGGATCTTGCCGATCCGGGCAATGGCGACGATCTGCATCGCGTTGGCGATCTTATTGACCTTGGAGATCGCCTCGAACCTTTTTCTTATTTGAACGACCGCTCTCATTTGACCGTCTTTAAAAAGCTAATGATCAGTTCTTTGAGGGAAGCTTCTGTTTCCGGCGCGATATCCAGGCTGGTTTTTATGCTGGCCAAAATGTCCTTGCCGCGGGTCCGGCAATAATCAAAAAATCGGGCCTTATATTCTTTGACGCTATCCTTTGGCCAGGTGTTGAAATAGTTGTTGGAGAGCCCGTAGAGAAAGGCGATTTGCTCTTCGACAGGCAGGGGCTCATGTTTGCTTTGCTTAAGGGCCTCCACGAGGAGGGCGCCCTTGGCCAGCAGATCCTGGGTCTCTTTTTCCAGTTCGGATGAGAACATTTCAAACGACTGCTTTTCCCGGTAGCGGGCAAGGTCAAGCTTCAGGCTTCCGGAAACTTTGCGCATTGCTTTGATCTGAGCCTTTCCGCCGACCCGGGAAACGGAGATCCCGGCGTCAATGGCCGGCCTGATCCCCTGGTTGTAATAATCGGTCGACAGGAAGATCTGGCCGTCGGTGATCGAAATGACGTTGGTCGGGATGTAAGCGGAGACGTCTCCCAGCTGGGTCTCGATTATCGGCAGGGCAGTAAGCGACCCGCCCCCTTTTTCCTTGCTAAGTTTGGCGGAGCGCTCCAGCAGTCGGGAATGCAGGTAGAATACGTCCCCCGGGTAGGCTTCGCGGCCGGGAGGACGCCGCAAAAGGAGAGAGATCATCCGATAAGCGTTAGCGTGCTTGGAAAGATCGTCGTAAACAATTAACACGTCTTTTCCCTGGTACATGAACTCTTCGCCGATCGCGGTCCCGGCAAAAGGGGCCAGATATTGCAGGGCGGCCGGGTCCGAGGCCGGGGCATCAACCACGACAGTATATTTTAAAGCGTCATGCTTGATCAAGGTGGCTACAGTTTCGACGACTGTTGAAGTTTTTTGCCCGATTGCCACATAGATGCAGATCACATTCTGGTCTTTTTGATTGATAATAGTATCAATGGCAATGGTGCTCTTGCCGGTAGACCGGTCGCCAATGATCAGCTCGCGCTGGCCCCGGCCGATCGGGATCAGGGCGTCAATGATCTTGTAGCCCGTTTGGAGCGGCTGGCTGACCGGGTGCCGGTCAATAACCGCCGGGGCAGGAGCCTCAAGCGGCCTGGTGCGGTCGGAATTGATCGGGCCGCGCCCATCAAGCGGCTGGCCTAAAGCATTGACCACACGGCCAAGCAGCGCATCGCCGACAGGAACTTCCATTAAACGGTTCAAGTTTTTTGCCCAGTCCCCTTCGCGGACCGAAACGTGGCCGGCCAGGATCATAGCGGTGATCTCGTCCCGCTCCAGGTTGCTGACCAGGCCAAAAGTGTTGTTGGGGAATTCGATCATGCCGCCGACCTGGGCGGAAGAGAGCCCGCGGATCCTGGCGATCCCGTCACCCGACTCTAAAATGATCCCAACTTCGTCAACTTTAGCCTGGGCCTCAAACTCTTCGATCCGCTTTTTGATGGCTTCGGAAATATTATGGTAATTTTTTAATTCAGTCATATGATGCGCTCCTTTTATACCGGAATGCTGACCAGAGAGTTGTTTAGCTCGATCAGGGTTTTTTTCAGGCTCATGTCGATCCTGGTGCCGCCGATTATTTTTATGATCAAGCCGCCAAGGATCAATGGATTTACGTCGTTCTTAAGCTTAAAGGTCAGGTTGAACTGACGGTTCAAGGTTGCTTCGGCCCGGGCGATGGTTTTTTCGTCGAGCGGAAAAGCTGAAACGATCTGGCCAAAAGAGATCTTTTCCATTTCCGAGACCAACCTGGTGTAGCGTTCGGAAATCCTGCTTAACTGGTCGCTATGGCCTTCGTTGATCAGCAGGTCGGTTAGTTTAACAAAGATCGGCGATGGGTCTTTGGTGAAAAACTCGCGCAAGACCTCGATCTTGCGCTTTGCCGGCACCGCAAAGTCCTCGAAAAACAACCGCAATTCATAGTTTGAATAGATCAGCTTGCTTAGAAAATAAAGCTCTTCTTCGAGCTGCCAATGCAGGCCGTCTTCTTTAGCCCATTCGTAAATTATTTTATAATCGATCTCAATTTCCAGGGGAGCGCTCCTTTTCCAGTTCTACCAGGCTTTCCATGACCAGGCGTTGTCCGTCTTCCGCGGTTAGCGATTTTTTAATGACTTTTGCGGTCGCCTGGGTGATCAAGAGAGCCGATTGGTTGCGGAGCTCTTCCAGTGCTTTGCGCTGTTCTTTGGATATTTCTTGCAAAGCGCTGTCACGCAGGGACTTGGACTCCAATCGGGCTTCTGTTACCAATTTATCCCTAAGCATCTGGACTTCCAGTCGGGCTTGCTCTTTTAGTTCGGCGGCTTCATGGTTGGCCTCTTTTAGCCGGACCTCGTATTGTTGAAGCATTTCCTCGGTGTCTTTTTTTACCTTTTCCGAATCGGCCAGCCGTTTGGCAAAAAAAGCTTCCCGTTCCTCCATAAATTGGACCAGGACAGGCAAGACAAACCTCCAGAGGAGGAAGAGCAATACTCCAAAACTGATCAGTGTCCAAAAAATAAGTCCGGTTTCTAGATCGAACATATTACTTTAATAGGATGAGCAGAAGCGAAACAACCAAGGCGTACAGGGCGATCGCTTCGACGAACGCGATAAAAAGGATCGCGGTCGTTCTAAGCTGATCGGACATCTCCGGTTGGCGGCTCATTGATTCGATCGCCTTTTGACCGATCAAACCGACCCCGATGCTCGCTCCGATACCGGCCAGACCGATCGCTAACCCCGCACCCAATGTGGCAAAATCAATTGGACTCATAACAATTCCTCCTTCAAAATATTTATTTAGTGGCCGGAGCTTGTCGCTTCCGCCACGTAAACAGCCGAAAGAAACATAAAAATAAAGGCCTGGATAAACGCGAACAGAAGCTCCAGGACCGAAACAATAACATGTCCGGCCAACGGGAGCGGTGCGATTAAAATGCTTTTAAAGATCAGGATCATGGAAATGAATGAGAGCAGGACAATATGTCCGGCAAAAACGTTGGCAAAAAGACGAACGGCCAGGGAGAACGGCCGGGCCAGCTGGCTTAAAACCTCGATCGGGATCAAGAGGGGGAGAACAAGCGGCGGGATGCCGCTGGGAATGATCGATCGAAAATAATTAAAGAAACCGTGTTTGATGATCCCGGCCCCGGTCGCTACGATGATCACCATGATCGCCAAAGAGGCTGTGACGTTGATGTTGGAGGTCGCCGAAAACCAGTCAGGGATAAGTCCCGAGAGGTTGCAACCCAGGATAAAGAGAAAAAGAGTGAAAAGGAAGGGGAACCACTTCTTTGTTTCTTCCCCAAGAACACCGGCAAGCTGGCTTTGGAATATTTCAATGGTGACTTCGGCTAAATTTTGTATTTTTCCAGGGACCATCGATAAGCGGCGGGTTGCCAGCCAGAAAAAAGCAAAGACAAGCAGGACAACGACCCACATGCTGACCACCGCTTTTGTTATTGACAAGTCAAAACCAAGAAGCTGAAGATGGTAATAAACGGGCGCGCGAAAATGTTCTAAAATGTCTATCATAAAATAAAGATTATTTCAGTAGGCGGGCAGCGATCTTATAAGCGTTCCAAAAGCCAGCAATTGCTCCGAGGATGAGGCCAATGATCAGTAACCAGGGAGAAGTATGCCACATTTCGTCAAGCTTATATCCGACCAGGGCCCCAAGAAAAACCCCAACCGCGAGCTCAACACCCACGTTAAGTGCCAAGCCAACATCTTTACCAAGAAATGGACTTTTCACTTAAAATAACTATACTCCCGGAGGGGCAAAAAGTCAAATACGGCGGGCTATTCGACGGTGACGCTCTTAGCCAGGTTGCGGGGTTGGTCGACGTGACAGCCCCGTTTCAGGGCAATGTAATAGGCAAAGATCTGGAGCGGAACGACTGCCAGGAGGGGAGAGAGAGACTCGGTGGTGTTGGGGATGTAAAAGATCTCATCCGCTTGTTGGGCGATCGCCTCATCACCCTCAGTCGCGATGGCGATGACCTGTCCGCCGCGGGCCTTGACCTCTTCAATGTTCCCCAGGACCTTTTCATAGCGGCGTCCGGCAAAGGCAAGGATGACCACCGGCATGTTCTTGTCGATCAGGGCGATCGGCCCATGCTTCATCTCGGCGGCCGGGTACCCTTCGGCATGGATGTAGGAGACCTCTTTTAACTTCAGGGCCCCTTCCAGCGCGATCGGGAATCCTTTGCCGCGGCCAAGATAGAGGGAGTTGGTGGCGTGGCAATATTTTTCGGAGATCTTTTCGATCGCGCCCTCGCTAAGCAGGACTTTTTCCAGTTTATCCGGGATCTCGATCAGGTCCTGGATCAGCTTGGTCGCTTCATTTTCGGTGATCGTTTCGCGGATCTTGCCGAAAAGGAGGGCCAGGAGGTAAATGATGGTTAACTGGGTAGTGAACGCTTTGGTCGAGGCGACCCCGATCTCCGGACCGGCGTTGGTGTAAATTACGCCGTCAGATTCCCGGGCAATTGTTGAGCCGACAACGTTGCAAATGGAGATCGTTTTAGCCCCCTGGGCTCTGGCTTCCCAAACCGCCCCCAGTGTATCAGCGGTCTCGCCCGACTGGGTAATGGCGATCACCAGGGTATTCTTGTCAATGATCGGATGGCGGTAGCGGAATTCGGCGGCGTACTCTACCTCGGTCGGGAGCCGGGCAAATTGTTCAAAGAGATATTCGCCGATCAGACCGGCGTGCCAGCTCGTGCCGCAAGCGGTAAAAACAACCCGGTTGATCGTTTTCATCTCTTCCCTGGTCATGGTCAGTTCGTCAAAGTGGATCTTGTGGCTGTCCGGCTGGATCCGTCCGGCGATCGTTTTGCGAATAGCGTTCGGCTGTTCATGGATCTCCTTGCGCATGAAGTGGGCATAGCCCCCTTTTTCGGCCGATTCCGGGTCCCAGGAGATCAAGGCAACTTCTTTGGCGATCTCGTCACCTTTCAGGTCGAAGAATTTTACCCCATCCATGGTCATTTCGGCCAGTTCCCCGTTTTCAAGGTAGATCACCCGGCTGGTGTATTTGAGCATGGCCGGAATATCGGAGGAGAGGAAGAGCTCTTTCTCTCCCAGTCCGATGATCAGAGGACTGCCGGAGCGGGCTACTACGATCTTTTTTGGGTCGGCCTTGGTGATGACCGCCATGGCGTAGGTCCCGCGAACCAGCCCGATCGTCTTGCGGACGGCGGCCAGAAGGTCACCGTCAAAATTCTCCTCAATTAGGTGAGCCAAAACCTCTGTGTCGGTTGAAGAAAGGAATTTGTGCCCCCGGACGCTAAGTTCTCGCTTGAGGTCCTGGTAATTTTCAATGATCCCGTTATGCACGACCGCCAGTTCAGACTTGCAATCCTGGTGGGGGTGGGAGTTCTCGTCCGAAGGTTGGCCATGGGTGGCCCACCTGGTGTGGCCGATACCGATCTTTCCGGTCAGCGGTTTTTGGGCAAGTTTGTCTTCCAGGAAGGATATCTTGCCAACACATTTGCTGAGTTGGATCTTCCCCCGGTTAATGGTGGCGACGCCGGCGGAATCGTAGCCGCGGTACTCAAGCTTTTTTAATCCTTCGATCAGGAAGGGGAGGGCCTCTTTACGCCCGATATAACCAAAAATTCCGCACATAACCCTTTACCTTTCCAGCGGGATGCTTACTGCTGCTGGTTTAAGATCGACTCAACTTCTTTTTTGGCCAGCTTGAGCTGTTTCTTGATCCTGGCCGGGTCATAGTTGTTGTCGGCAGTCGCCTGGTCCCACATGATCCCCAGGCGTCTGGTCAGGATCGGCTCCAGCAGTCCCCAGGCCGGGATGGCAGGGTAAGTCCTGCCGTAAAAGACCGCTTCTTTGAAAACCTTGAGGTTTGGATCGTTGGAGATAAAAGGATCTTTGAACGCTTCAATCCTGGCCGGAAGGAAGCCGGTGACCTTGGCATATTCCACCTGTGGTTTGAGTGAGGTCAAATATTGAATGACCTTGAGGGCGTCCGCTTTATTCTTCCCTTGCTTGAAGACCGCCAGAGAAGAGCCGCCGACAAAAGTCATCCGCCCCTTGGGGCCCTTTGGATAACCAATAACGGCGAAATTCTTGGCAGCCGGGGAGCCTCCCGCTCCGCCTTCGGAAGCTGGACGGGTCAAGGTTTTAACTTCGTAAGGACCGTCAAAATAGGAGGCGCAGGCGCCGCTGTTAAAGTTGGCGCTGACCTGGGCGGTATTAAGTTCAAGATAAGAGATCGGGACGTAACCCTCTTTGACCAGGTTCAGGTAGTAGACAATTCCGGCGGCCGCGGCGTCGCTGTCAAGAACACAGGTTTTTCGGTCGGCGGAAAGAAAGTCTCCTCCAGCCATCCAGATCCACGGGGCGAGCGAATGAATGACGTTCCAGTCGTTTTTGCCGGAGATTCCGAGCGGGGCCATCGGCTGATCGTCAAAGA containing:
- the atpG gene encoding ATP synthase F1 subunit gamma encodes the protein MRAVVQIRKRFEAISKVNKIANAMQIVAIARIGKIRKMEKMARDYETALGDIASNISGKIAELGLLPAPAKPVSGKTLVVVVSSEKGFCGNFNTLLFDRLTRRYRPETTDLLVLGRKGVDFFRRRSFSVVREFPKVTDQPTWEKVKAIYQETESLFLTGYAEVLIAYNKFNSVISQEPVFVRYLPFERKIADKKTDRYIFEPATPELLAAAETDYRAAQLFRFLVENLLGEMGARMIAMRGATDNSKELMDELIIKLNKARQASITAELSEIAGTIGAMQGGEE
- the glmS gene encoding glutamine--fructose-6-phosphate transaminase (isomerizing) produces the protein MCGIFGYIGRKEALPFLIEGLKKLEYRGYDSAGVATINRGKIQLSKCVGKISFLEDKLAQKPLTGKIGIGHTRWATHGQPSDENSHPHQDCKSELAVVHNGIIENYQDLKRELSVRGHKFLSSTDTEVLAHLIEENFDGDLLAAVRKTIGLVRGTYAMAVITKADPKKIVVARSGSPLIIGLGEKELFLSSDIPAMLKYTSRVIYLENGELAEMTMDGVKFFDLKGDEIAKEVALISWDPESAEKGGYAHFMRKEIHEQPNAIRKTIAGRIQPDSHKIHFDELTMTREEMKTINRVVFTACGTSWHAGLIGEYLFEQFARLPTEVEYAAEFRYRHPIIDKNTLVIAITQSGETADTLGAVWEARAQGAKTISICNVVGSTIARESDGVIYTNAGPEIGVASTKAFTTQLTIIYLLALLFGKIRETITENEATKLIQDLIEIPDKLEKVLLSEGAIEKISEKYCHATNSLYLGRGKGFPIALEGALKLKEVSYIHAEGYPAAEMKHGPIALIDKNMPVVILAFAGRRYEKVLGNIEEVKARGGQVIAIATEGDEAIAQQADEIFYIPNTTESLSPLLAVVPLQIFAYYIALKRGCHVDQPRNLAKSVTVE
- a CDS encoding sugar ABC transporter substrate-binding protein; the protein is MKLRTMFLLVLFGSLLLVVGCAPSKTTSNERVVEFWVMPNSLSPVADIENLLAPFEKKTGIKVKVTSVDWGAAWSKITTAATSGDVPDMVQLGSTWTSAIAKMGALETFSKEAISSLGGSKSFVPVAWQTTGIEKSGQVSAIPWFVDARALFIRTDAFKKAGLNPSELQTWDGFRKGLKKLYEADLVFDDQPMAPLGISGKNDWNVIHSLAPWIWMAGGDFLSADRKTCVLDSDAAAAGIVYYLNLVKEGYVPISYLELNTAQVSANFNSGACASYFDGPYEVKTLTRPASEGGAGGSPAAKNFAVIGYPKGPKGRMTFVGGSSLAVFKQGKNKADALKVIQYLTSLKPQVEYAKVTGFLPARIEAFKDPFISNDPNLKVFKEAVFYGRTYPAIPAWGLLEPILTRRLGIMWDQATADNNYDPARIKKQLKLAKKEVESILNQQQ
- the atpB gene encoding F0F1 ATP synthase subunit A — translated: MIDILEHFRAPVYYHLQLLGFDLSITKAVVSMWVVVLLVFAFFWLATRRLSMVPGKIQNLAEVTIEIFQSQLAGVLGEETKKWFPFLFTLFLFILGCNLSGLIPDWFSATSNINVTASLAIMVIIVATGAGIIKHGFFNYFRSIIPSGIPPLVLPLLIPIEVLSQLARPFSLAVRLFANVFAGHIVLLSFISMILIFKSILIAPLPLAGHVIVSVLELLFAFIQAFIFMFLSAVYVAEATSSGH
- a CDS encoding AtpZ/AtpI family protein produces the protein MKSPFLGKDVGLALNVGVELAVGVFLGALVGYKLDEMWHTSPWLLIIGLILGAIAGFWNAYKIAARLLK
- the atpA gene encoding F0F1 ATP synthase subunit alpha, translated to MTELKNYHNISEAIKKRIEEFEAQAKVDEVGIILESGDGIARIRGLSSAQVGGMIEFPNNTFGLVSNLERDEITAMILAGHVSVREGDWAKNLNRLMEVPVGDALLGRVVNALGQPLDGRGPINSDRTRPLEAPAPAVIDRHPVSQPLQTGYKIIDALIPIGRGQRELIIGDRSTGKSTIAIDTIINQKDQNVICIYVAIGQKTSTVVETVATLIKHDALKYTVVVDAPASDPAALQYLAPFAGTAIGEEFMYQGKDVLIVYDDLSKHANAYRMISLLLRRPPGREAYPGDVFYLHSRLLERSAKLSKEKGGGSLTALPIIETQLGDVSAYIPTNVISITDGQIFLSTDYYNQGIRPAIDAGISVSRVGGKAQIKAMRKVSGSLKLDLARYREKQSFEMFSSELEKETQDLLAKGALLVEALKQSKHEPLPVEEQIAFLYGLSNNYFNTWPKDSVKEYKARFFDYCRTRGKDILASIKTSLDIAPETEASLKELIISFLKTVK
- the atpD gene encoding F0F1 ATP synthase subunit beta codes for the protein MKGKIIQIIGPIIDVQFPPDKIPAIRNALLISYHEGKINLEITAEVAMQLEGGVVRAVSLEPTDGLRRGIDVVDTGKPISIPVGRDALGRMFNVLGQTIDNLGEMKTGKSYPVRRDPPNFEEVISRNEIFETGIKVIDLICPYVKGGKTGLFGGAGVGKTVVIMELIHNMATKHGGISVFSGVGERTREGNDLWLEMKESGVLDKTVLVFGQMSELPGARQITAMTGLTHAEYFRDEEGQDVLFFIDNIFRFVQAGAEVSTLLGRMPSAVGYQPTLQAEMGRFQERIASTSKGFITSIQAVYVPADDITDPAAAVTFSHLDSTTVLSRQISAIGIYPAVDPLASTSRILDPSVVGEDHYKIARRVQEILQRYRELQDIIAILGVSELPEEDKLIVDRARKIQNFLSQPFSVAQDFTGMAGKFVPLTETIRGFQEIIDGKHDNLPETAFYMVGTIEEAIEKANKHE
- the atpH gene encoding ATP synthase F1 subunit delta; the encoded protein is MEIEIDYKIIYEWAKEDGLHWQLEEELYFLSKLIYSNYELRLFFEDFAVPAKRKIEVLREFFTKDPSPIFVKLTDLLINEGHSDQLSRISERYTRLVSEMEKISFGQIVSAFPLDEKTIARAEATLNRQFNLTFKLKNDVNPLILGGLIIKIIGGTRIDMSLKKTLIELNNSLVSIPV
- the atpE gene encoding ATP synthase F0 subunit C, giving the protein MSPIDFATLGAGLAIGLAGIGASIGVGLIGQKAIESMSRQPEMSDQLRTTAILFIAFVEAIALYALVVSLLLILLK
- a CDS encoding F0F1 ATP synthase subunit epsilon, whose product is MSNFDCRITTPEKVVYEGEITYLNASTLMGPTGVLAHHAPLISALKAGKIEVHLPNKTCLHFKMTSGMLKVENNKAEVFSPDIKAA
- the atpF gene encoding F0F1 ATP synthase subunit B, whose product is MFDLETGLIFWTLISFGVLLFLLWRFVLPVLVQFMEEREAFFAKRLADSEKVKKDTEEMLQQYEVRLKEANHEAAELKEQARLEVQMLRDKLVTEARLESKSLRDSALQEISKEQRKALEELRNQSALLITQATAKVIKKSLTAEDGQRLVMESLVELEKERSPGN